In Lemur catta isolate mLemCat1 chromosome 1, mLemCat1.pri, whole genome shotgun sequence, one DNA window encodes the following:
- the LOC123645578 gene encoding thymosin beta-4-like has product MRAPRSASSASMSDKPDMAETQKFDKLKLKKTETQEKTPRPSKETIEQEKRADAS; this is encoded by the coding sequence ATGAGAGCGCCTCGCTCGGCTTCCTCTGCATCCATGTCTGACAAACCCGATATGGCTGAGACCCAGAAATTCGATAAGTTGAAACTGAAGAAGACAGAAACGCAAGAGAAAACTCCACGGCCTTCCAAAGAAACGATCGAGCAGGAGAAGCGAGCAGACGCGTCCTAA
- the DGLUCY gene encoding LOW QUALITY PROTEIN: D-glutamate cyclase, mitochondrial (The sequence of the model RefSeq protein was modified relative to this genomic sequence to represent the inferred CDS: inserted 1 base in 1 codon; substituted 1 base at 1 genomic stop codon), with product MPFALHLRACLPSAXRCVILQKKLSIRNPSSTQGVRLRPASVVVLPNSLAAAFERFCQVNLCPLPLLGRSQPEEWMLPGRGAVPDSSAWHRASLMTVAQEXACPPHRSHSFTRPLPLPLPQVKSLGSQRKSRPGEIPLALPSVHLVTQARNLPAQY from the exons ATGCCCTTCGCACTCCACCTGAGGGCCTGCCTTCCCTCTG AGAGGTGTGTGATTCTACAAAAGAAATTAAGCATCAGAAATCCATCTAGCACGCAAGGGGTAA GGCTCCGGCCAGCCAGTGTGGTGGTCCTGCCCAACTCCCTCGCTGCAGCCTTTGAAAGATTCTGCCAGGTCAACCTTTGTCCTCTGCCCCTGCTGGGCCGGAGTCAGCCAGAAGAGTGGATGTTGCCTGGCCGAGGCGCTGTCCCAGACTCCAG tgcctggcacagagcctcaCTCATGACTGTTGCTCAGGAAtgagcctgccctccccaccgGTCCCACTCCTTCAcccgccccctgcccctgcccctgccccaggtaAAATCTTTGGGATCGCAGAGAAAGTCCAGGCCTGGAGAAATCCCACTGGCTCTACCATCTGTCCACCTTGTcacccaagccagaaacctgcCTGCACagtattaa